Proteins encoded together in one Camelina sativa cultivar DH55 chromosome 9, Cs, whole genome shotgun sequence window:
- the LOC104713506 gene encoding RNA-binding protein 24 isoform X2, with product MSQTSYYRSPFGDTTYTKVFVGGLAWETPTEEMRRYFDQFGEILEAVIITDKNTGKSKGYGFVTFREADSATRAVADPNPVIDGRKANCNIASFGRPRPSPPRGRGQTGSPSQYQSGGPSAYTGMAAPLPPAAAGQLMYPSYGYTYNPDQFGYHQALYNTQLQQAQYYQQQQQLYGGGATSPSSSGATIMPSPYYYGYSLQAPRVPYQHHHHHLPQPYNPQQQHQRFSSPSFLVYPSNSSFAPPLQGLLSSSTESEAVPQQVSTSSAEGEATTTAPEITASSNTKEPISSS from the exons atgtctCAAACGAGCTATTACCGATCACCGTTCGGAGACACGACTTACACCAAAGTGTTCGTTGGAGGATTAGCATGGGAAACTCCTACGGAAGAAATGCGTCGTTACTTCGATCAGTTCGGGGAGATTCTTGAAGCCGTCATCATCACCGATAAAAACACCGGCAAATCTAAAGGCTACGGATTC gtGACCTTCCGGGAGGCAGATTCTGCGACAAGAGCCGTCGCTGATCCAAATCCTGTGATCGATGGGAGAAAAGCTAATTGTAATATTGCATCTTTTGGAAGGCCTCGACCATCGCCGCCTCgag GACGAGGACAAACAGGAAGTCCGAGTCAATACCAAAGTGGAGGACCATCAGCCTATACCGGGATGGCTGCACCGCTGCCACCGGCTGCAGCTGGCCAGCTCATGTATCCCTCCTACGG GTACACCTATAACCCTGATCAATTTGGGTACCACCAA GCACTGTACAACACACAGTTGCAGCAAGCTCAGTACTatcagcagcaacagcaacTATATGGAGGGGGAgcaacatcaccatcatcatcaggaGCAACCATCATGCCTTCTCCTTATTATTACGGATATTCTCTTCAAGCCCCTAGAGTACCataccaacatcatcatcatcatcttcctcaaccATATAATCCTCAACAACAGCATCAACGGTTTTCTTCTCCCTCTTTCCTCGTTTACCCATCCAATTCCTCTTTTGCCCCTCCTCTCCAAGGACTACTCTCTTCTTCCACCG aATCTGAAGCAGTACCACAACAAGTATCAACATC
- the LOC104713506 gene encoding RNA-binding protein 24 isoform X1, translating into MSQTSYYRSPFGDTTYTKVFVGGLAWETPTEEMRRYFDQFGEILEAVIITDKNTGKSKGYGFVTFREADSATRAVADPNPVIDGRKANCNIASFGRPRPSPPRGRGQTGSPSQYQSGGPSAYTGMAAPLPPAAAGQLMYPSYGYTYNPDQFGYHQQALYNTQLQQAQYYQQQQQLYGGGATSPSSSGATIMPSPYYYGYSLQAPRVPYQHHHHHLPQPYNPQQQHQRFSSPSFLVYPSNSSFAPPLQGLLSSSTESEAVPQQVSTSSAEGEATTTAPEITASSNTKEPISSS; encoded by the exons atgtctCAAACGAGCTATTACCGATCACCGTTCGGAGACACGACTTACACCAAAGTGTTCGTTGGAGGATTAGCATGGGAAACTCCTACGGAAGAAATGCGTCGTTACTTCGATCAGTTCGGGGAGATTCTTGAAGCCGTCATCATCACCGATAAAAACACCGGCAAATCTAAAGGCTACGGATTC gtGACCTTCCGGGAGGCAGATTCTGCGACAAGAGCCGTCGCTGATCCAAATCCTGTGATCGATGGGAGAAAAGCTAATTGTAATATTGCATCTTTTGGAAGGCCTCGACCATCGCCGCCTCgag GACGAGGACAAACAGGAAGTCCGAGTCAATACCAAAGTGGAGGACCATCAGCCTATACCGGGATGGCTGCACCGCTGCCACCGGCTGCAGCTGGCCAGCTCATGTATCCCTCCTACGG GTACACCTATAACCCTGATCAATTTGGGTACCACCAA CAGGCACTGTACAACACACAGTTGCAGCAAGCTCAGTACTatcagcagcaacagcaacTATATGGAGGGGGAgcaacatcaccatcatcatcaggaGCAACCATCATGCCTTCTCCTTATTATTACGGATATTCTCTTCAAGCCCCTAGAGTACCataccaacatcatcatcatcatcttcctcaaccATATAATCCTCAACAACAGCATCAACGGTTTTCTTCTCCCTCTTTCCTCGTTTACCCATCCAATTCCTCTTTTGCCCCTCCTCTCCAAGGACTACTCTCTTCTTCCACCG aATCTGAAGCAGTACCACAACAAGTATCAACATC